Genomic DNA from bacterium:
ATGAACCTGGTAGCCCGCATCCATGAGCAGATCTACCAGCCAATACCAGTTAAAGGTGGATTCAACCACAGCTCCGGCAAGCCTCTCCCTCACGGGATCCAGCGCGCCAAGGATCATCTCAGGGTCGTTGGGAACCTTCTTCCTGAAAAGCCGCTTTCCATTTGCGTCCACCACGCCAAGATAATTGTTATTTGCGTGAAGATCGATTCCAGCATACACTTGCATTGGGCACCTCCTGTCTAGGGTTAAGAAACCAAAAGTGATGTGGCTAATTAACCTGATTATAACCGGTGGTGCCCACTTATATGATTATCGCAGGACGGCCATCTGCAGGCCGTATCGCAGGGTTACGCAGAGAAAAAACTCAAACCGTGGGATAAGAATTATGATCCACTGTATCGTCTTCATATTCACTCCAATTTAATTCATTTGTTTTTAATCTCTTTGCAGATCTCACTTTGATCAGGTTTTTGCGGTGTTCCCCGCGGCTCTCTGCGACAACGCCTGGGAGGCGGCGTTCCTGCCCTCTGCGTTAATGCTTTTGCATTTATCGGTTTATTAGTCTCAATCTTGATAAAGTCGCAAAAAGTCCAATCCGGGACTTTTCACTCCAAGGAAAGGGAAAAGCGTCGTTTTTCCTTTCCTTACAAATCAATGACTTACAGTGCGAGTCATTGATCTGGGCGCCCCGCGCGGGGCGCATGGATGGACTTTTTGCGAGTCCATCAATCTTTAATCCCCTGGCCTGAGCCTGTCGAATCCTCAAGCCTCAATGGGCTATCAGCAAAGATAGCCTCGATGAAATCCTCTCTGGCCCCTGGATCACCCAGACTGCCTTCACTATTCACAGTTCACGGTTCACTTTTCACGATTCACATTTCACTTTTCACCGTCTCTTTACAGTTACCACACCGTCCGCCTCTCATCCATCATCCTTTTCGGGTGTTAAAGACATTTCGCCCTTGAACGAAGCATGCTTGCCGGCGTGCTAGAAAGGGTGTCCCGCCCACAGCGGGATTATCGTGCGCCGCCCCCCTACCTATTGAACCGTTGCAGACTGAGCCGATATCCGGTAGCATAATAAGGATGTCACACTATCTGAAAATCAAAACTGCCTTTGCAGTCGGGACCGCGTTCATGTTCGCAACCTTCCTGTTCGTACCGGCACTTGTAGCAGGGGATTCATTTTCGATCATGAAGGAACAGGAATTACACCTGTTCTCAGAACCTCTGGACCTTGCCATATCGAGCGATGGAAGTTGGACCTTTGTCCTTACCAAAAGCGGTATGGTAACCATCTACGGGGCCTCCGGTGACCTGATCCAATCCCTAAAAGTTGGCAAAGGTTACAATTCCATCGAATACAGTCCAACCGGCAACAAACTCCTCCTCAGCGGATCAGGCAAACAGGAGTTGAAGATCCTGACCCTCTCCATGCTTTATGAGTTGGACTATAAAGGATCGCCCTTCAAGGGACCTCCAAACGCACCGGTGACCATTGCCGTCTTCAATGACTTCCAGTGACCTTACTGCGCGAGGCTGGTCCTCGTACTCGAGCAGGTGCTCGAGAAACACCCCGGAAAGGTTAAACTGGTTTTCAAAAACTTCCCCCTGAGGAACCACAAGCTGGCGATGCCGGCTGCCCAGGCTGCCCTTGCCGCTGGCAAGCAGGGGAAATTCTGGGAGTATCACGACAAGGTTTTTGAAAACTACAATAAACTGAATGAGGGATTGCTTGAGCAGTTTGCGAAGGATCTGGCCCTGGACATGGACCGTTTCAGAAAGGATCGCGGCAACCCTGAAACCGTCTCTCTCATTAACCGCGACCTCAGGGAGGGCAGCCGGATCGGTGTCCGGGGCACCCCCACTCTTTTCCTCAACGGGAAGCGCCTCGAACAGCGTTCTCTGGAAGCTTTTGCAGCGGCCATTGAAAGTGAGTTGAACCCCTAAGACAACCATAATATAACTCAAACCTGGACCCTTAAGTATAACGATCCAAGGCAATGATCCTTTCCAAATTCCAAACTCAAATTTCCACTTATTAAAGGAAACCATCGACCATGAAACACAACCCTTTGCGGTCCTCAGCGCTAATTTTCTGTACTGTAGCTTTCCTGACCCTGACCTTCCCGTCATTTATCCATGCCTTCGGAGGAGGTACGTGCGGAGAGGGCGAATGTTCAGACTGTCACTCCATCGAGATCCCGGAAACCAGGGAAATACTGAAAGACCTGGTCCAGGAGGTCCATGCCGTCGATTTTTCAGAGGTTCCAGGGCTTTTTATCGTTGATGCAACAGGAAAAAACGGGAATCGCGGCATACTCTACCTGGATTTTTCCAAGAGTTACATCGTTGCAGGGAACTTCCTCAGGATCGCGGATAAATCAAACGTCTCACAAAGGGAGATCACCAGGCTTCGCCGCGTGGACTTGACGACCATACCACTGACAGACTCTCTGGTCATAGGCAACCCCGGTGCTTCCAGGAAGGTGATCCTGTTCACCGATCCCCAGTGCCCATTTTGTAAGAAGCTGCATCCGGAACTCAAAAAGGTGGTTGAGACAGACCCTGATGTGGTGTTCTTTATTAAACTGATGCCCCTGGTGAAAATTCACCCGGAAGCCTATAAAATTTCCAAAGCCATCCTGTGCGAAAAGAGCCTCCAACTTTTGGAAGACAGTTTTGCCGGGAAACCTGTCCCGGCGCCGAGCTGCGAATCTGACGCAGTGGACCGCACCCTCAAACTCGCCCAGGATCTGGGGATCGGTTCCACACCTACACTGATCCTTCCCGACGGCCGCCTCGCTCCGGGCTACCGGCCGGCGGAAGATATACTCGAGCTGCTAAAAAATAAATAGGCAACTCAATTATGAGTGCAGGGTGTAGGGTGCAGAGGGGTAATCAGGTGAAGGAGAAAGTCGGGAGGAATTACCGCAGATTAAAAGTTTTTTGGTCTCTACACATTACACATTACACTTAATACTAACCCCATGTGTCTAATCGTTTTTGCCTACAAGTATCATCCCCATTACCCCCTCATTCTGGCCGCCAACCGTGACGAATTTTACGAAAGACCCACCAGCAGATCCCATTTCTGGAAGGATCACCCGGACCTGCTCGGAGGCCGTGATATGAAACACGGCGGAACCTGGATGGGAATAACAAAATCGGGCAGGTTTGCTGCGGTAACCAACTACCGGGAGAGGGCTGTAATCAGGGCGCATCCGCTATCAAGAGGCCTTCTGGTAAAGGACTTTCTCACGAACCGGGATTCACCCGAAACGTTCCTGAATGGAATCATACCCCGAGCTGAAGAATACAGAGGATTTAACCTTCTCCTCGGCGACCAGGCCTCACTTATTTACTATTCCAATCGCAGTTGTAAGATGCAGGCTCTGAAACCGGGGATCTACGGACTATCCAACCACCTCATGGACACACCCTGGCCCAAACTTGTCCGCACCCGTCAGGCATTGACCGCGATTATTGAAGGATCGGATCCAATAAGCACCGAGCAGCTTTCAAACATCCTTTATGACAAGAGTCCCGCTGCAGACAACGAACTGCCGGATACCGGTTTCGAACTGGAGTGGGAAAAGGTCCTTTCCTCCCCCTTCATCGTCACCCCCACCTATGGCACAAAGGCTTCAACTGTGCTTCTTCTCGACACTGACGGTCAGGTCACTTTTACAGAGCGATCCTTCACAGGTCCCGAAGATCAGGGACAAACCATCCACCATGAATTCACACTCACCGTTCCATGAGGTGTTTAGGCCCTTTCAAATCCCGACCCTTGATCTTCCCGTTAAACAAATCGACCTGCCCTATCCCATTGGACAATGCACCTGTGCTAATATAGCTTTTATAAATTAACCTTAGGATCAATGCCATGAAGCAATCGTTCTATCAGGAGATCATCGACAACCTGTACGACGGAGTGTATCTCGTCGATAAGAACCGCATCATAACGTACTGGAACAAGGGTGCCGAGATGCTGACCGGACACACCCGTTCCCAGGCCCTGGGCAAGTCCTGCCACGATAAATTTCTGTCCCATGTGAATGAGATGGGCCTGAACCTTTGTCAATCAGGATGCCCCCTGAACGAGGCCATCGTGGACGGAAAAAGCAGCGAGGCCGAGATCTACCTTCACCACAGGAACGGCCACAGGGTGCCTGTAACCACAAAGGTTTTTCCCATCTTCGGTGATAACGGAGAGGTCACAGGCGCCGTTGAGATATTCAGCGACAATTCGTCCCATGTGGCCAACAAGCGTCGCATCAACGAACTCCAGGAACTGGCTCTCCTGGATCCTCTTACACAGATAGGCAACAGGAGATACCTGGAGATGACGCTGGAGGCCAAACTGGCCGAGACAGCCCGTTATAGCAATAAGATAGCGATTTTTTTCATCGACATTGATGATTTCAAACAGATCAACGATACCCACGGCCACGATGTGGGAGACGAAGCCCTGCGAGTAGCCGCCAAAACCTTAAACGCCGTGATCCGGCCAATGGATGTCCTCGGCCGATGGGGAGGGGAAGAGTTTGTCGCCGCGGCCTCAAACATTAACAAGGAAGCCGTTAAAGCTATCGCTGAGAGGTTCAGAACGTTCATTGAAAGGTCCAGCGTCCGTACAGGTGACAGGAACCTGTTATTTACTGTAACTATCGGCGGAACCATTGCCAGACCCAGTGATGACCTGGCCTCTGTGATAAAGAGGGCCGACACGCTTATGTACGAAGGGAAAGGGAAGGGGAAAAACAGAGTGATCATCGGATGACAATACCTGATATCCGATGATCACAGTGCTGAAGTACAAGATTCCAGTGCTGAAGTTCAAAGTGATAGGTTCAAAGTCCTTAGTAATGAAAACTTATCGCTTGAGCACTTAGCACTTATCTCTTCAGCACTTATCTCTTATCTCTCGGATTTAATGATCTTCAACGTTTCCTTATAAATCATTAAATCCTCATCTGTCGGTATGACAAAGATTCTAACTGTTGAACCTTCCCCGGTGATCTCCGCCTCTACCCCTTTTGCCTCATTGTTTTTCGCCTCATCCAGGACAAAACCCAGAGGCCCGAGCCCCTCAAGGGTTTCCGAGCGGATCTCGGGAGAATTCTCACCGATCCCGGCTGTGAACACCAATGCGTCCGCACCACCAAGAACACCGTGATAGGCACAGATGTACTTCTTGAGTCTGTAGGTAAAAACGGAGAGGGCCAAGGCTGCCCCTTCATGCCCCTGTGAACGTGCCGCAAGTAGATCCCGTACATCCGCGGAGAGGCCCGAAAGGCCCTTCAGCCCACTCTCACGATTGAGCAGATCGTGGATCTGGTCATCGGCAAGCCCCCCACCTTCTGCGGACATGAGGTAATGGACGATGGCGGGATCCAGATCGCCGCACCTGGTTCCCATGACCAACCCTTCCAGTGGGGTAAACCCCATGGATGTGTCAACACATCGGCCATCCCTTACAGCGGCCAGGGAACAGCCGTAACCGAGGTGGCAAGTAATGATCCCAAAACCATCCCCGTCACCAGGGGAATACAGATCAGCAGCTCGATCGTGGACGAAGTTGTGACTGATGCCGTGAAATCCGTACCGGCGTATCTTGAGCTCCTTGGCTAATTCGATGGGAAGTGCATAATTGTAAGCTTCCGGAGGGATACTGCTGTGAAAGGAGGTGTCAAAAACGGCTATCTGGCGGGTATCGGGAAGCCGATGGGTAGCAAACTCGATCCCCGTGATATTCGGCGGATTGTGAAGGGGCGCCAGTTCCGAGCAGGACCGGATGCCTTCCATCACCTGGGGATCGATCAGGTGAGCGTGCCGGAAACGCCAGCCGCCATGAACCACCCTGTGTCCAACAGCTTCGACAGTAGAAAGCCCCCCGGAAAGGAGAGAATCCAGGTCTGAAAAGATCTTCTCCAGACTCTCATTGTAATCGGTGACACGCTCCTCGACGCCGTGGTGGATAACTTCACCACTCGTCTTTTCATACAACGTGTGCTTGATACTCGATGATCCGCAGTTAAATACAAGGATCGGCATGGCTCAGGACGACTTTCTGCAGGTACCGACGTTAGCAATGGCCTCGTCGGCGAATTCCCAACGCTCCAGGAGATAAGGCTTTTCATCCTCAAAGAACATGGCCTGTATTTCAATTTTTCCCTCGGCCGACCCCTTGCCGGACACACCCCGGTACATGAGGACGATGATCTCCTGGAGGGGGGAGCTCTGAAAAGCCCTGGCCTTGTCCCTGAAATCGTCAACCGGATCGCCGTCGGGCACTACGATCAGGGATCTGTTGTCAGGGCAATATTTGTGGAGACCAATACTGACCTGCTTCACAACATTACCTATTGTGGCCTGGTTGTTATAACGAGTTAGGCCTGCGACCATATCCGCAGATTCTCAATAAGCTCAATGGGGCATCTAACCTCATCCCCCAGGGCAGTCAGGTATTTCATCCTTTGCTCCCTCTTATCTGGACCATATTGTCGAGATTACCATATTCTTTGTCCAGATGTCCGATGGAGTCTCTAAGGGGGATCTTTGGCAGACTCCCCTGGGCCGGCATATTTTCAGTAGGTAACGATGAAGTCGGTATAGCCCGCTACAGGTGTATCGTAGTCGATATGGAGATCATTGACAATTGCAGCGGGAGGGCCTTTCCGAGCCCACCGGACCAGGTCTTCCAGGACCGCTGTCGGGCCCTGGGCCACGATCTGGACAGTATCGTCCGGCAGGTTTCGCACCGTCCCAACCAAACCCAGTTCCCGGGCCTTTCTCATGGTGCTGTCTCTGTAAAATACCCCCTGAACCCGGCCGTGAACGATGATGGTGACTCTTTTTAGCTCGGACATAAAATTCTCCGCGTAAGGAATTCAGAATCCAGAATTCAGTAAAACCTCGATCAGATGGTAGCTGATTCCAAACCTTCTGGCTCCTGAATTCTGGCTCC
This window encodes:
- a CDS encoding thioredoxin domain-containing protein, with protein sequence MVLVLEQVLEKHPGKVKLVFKNFPLRNHKLAMPAAQAALAAGKQGKFWEYHDKVFENYNKLNEGLLEQFAKDLALDMDRFRKDRGNPETVSLINRDLREGSRIGVRGTPTLFLNGKRLEQRSLEAFAAAIESELNP
- a CDS encoding IS110 family transposase codes for the protein MQVYAGIDLHANNNYLGVVDANGKRLFRKKVPNDPEMILGALDPVRERLAGAVVESTFNWYWLVDLLMDAGYQVH
- a CDS encoding acylphosphatase, which encodes MSELKRVTIIVHGRVQGVFYRDSTMRKARELGLVGTVRNLPDDTVQIVAQGPTAVLEDLVRWARKGPPAAIVNDLHIDYDTPVAGYTDFIVTY
- a CDS encoding NRDE family protein is translated as MCLIVFAYKYHPHYPLILAANRDEFYERPTSRSHFWKDHPDLLGGRDMKHGGTWMGITKSGRFAAVTNYRERAVIRAHPLSRGLLVKDFLTNRDSPETFLNGIIPRAEEYRGFNLLLGDQASLIYYSNRSCKMQALKPGIYGLSNHLMDTPWPKLVRTRQALTAIIEGSDPISTEQLSNILYDKSPAADNELPDTGFELEWEKVLSSPFIVTPTYGTKASTVLLLDTDGQVTFTERSFTGPEDQGQTIHHEFTLTVP
- a CDS encoding acetate kinase, which translates into the protein MPILVFNCGSSSIKHTLYEKTSGEVIHHGVEERVTDYNESLEKIFSDLDSLLSGGLSTVEAVGHRVVHGGWRFRHAHLIDPQVMEGIRSCSELAPLHNPPNITGIEFATHRLPDTRQIAVFDTSFHSSIPPEAYNYALPIELAKELKIRRYGFHGISHNFVHDRAADLYSPGDGDGFGIITCHLGYGCSLAAVRDGRCVDTSMGFTPLEGLVMGTRCGDLDPAIVHYLMSAEGGGLADDQIHDLLNRESGLKGLSGLSADVRDLLAARSQGHEGAALALSVFTYRLKKYICAYHGVLGGADALVFTAGIGENSPEIRSETLEGLGPLGFVLDEAKNNEAKGVEAEITGEGSTVRIFVIPTDEDLMIYKETLKIIKSER
- a CDS encoding diguanylate cyclase: MKQSFYQEIIDNLYDGVYLVDKNRIITYWNKGAEMLTGHTRSQALGKSCHDKFLSHVNEMGLNLCQSGCPLNEAIVDGKSSEAEIYLHHRNGHRVPVTTKVFPIFGDNGEVTGAVEIFSDNSSHVANKRRINELQELALLDPLTQIGNRRYLEMTLEAKLAETARYSNKIAIFFIDIDDFKQINDTHGHDVGDEALRVAAKTLNAVIRPMDVLGRWGGEEFVAAASNINKEAVKAIAERFRTFIERSSVRTGDRNLLFTVTIGGTIARPSDDLASVIKRADTLMYEGKGKGKNRVIIG
- a CDS encoding DsbC family protein, with the protein product MKHNPLRSSALIFCTVAFLTLTFPSFIHAFGGGTCGEGECSDCHSIEIPETREILKDLVQEVHAVDFSEVPGLFIVDATGKNGNRGILYLDFSKSYIVAGNFLRIADKSNVSQREITRLRRVDLTTIPLTDSLVIGNPGASRKVILFTDPQCPFCKKLHPELKKVVETDPDVVFFIKLMPLVKIHPEAYKISKAILCEKSLQLLEDSFAGKPVPAPSCESDAVDRTLKLAQDLGIGSTPTLILPDGRLAPGYRPAEDILELLKNK